From Actinomyces procaprae:
GTGGCGGTCATGTCCTCCCTGGTGGCCCGGGAGACGGCGGTGGCCACGCTCGGTCAGATCGCGGCCGCCGGGGACCCGGAGGAGCCGGGTGCGCAGCTGGCCGCCATGACCTACTCCGAGGACACGCTGGTGGCCCACGCCGGCGAACCCCTGTTCAACCCGGCGACGGTCGCGGCACTGCTGGCCTTCTTCGTCTTCGCCATGCAGTGCATGGCCACCGCCGGGGCGATACGCCGCGAGACCGGCACCTGGAAGTGGTCGGCGATCGCCTACGGCTACCTGTTCGTGCTGGCCTGGGTCGCCGGGGCCGCCGCCCACGCCGTCGTCACCGCCCTGACCTGAGTGGAGGTGGCCATGAGCGTCGTCCCCACGCATCCGTTGGCGACCCCGGACCCGGCCGTGCTGCGCTGGGTCATCCCAGACGGGCTGCTGGGCTTCTCCGGGACCGTGGCCCGCGCCCCGCGCCTGCTGCAGGCCCTGCTCGACGACGGCACCCTGGCCTGCATTGAGGCGGTGCCCGGGGCGGTGCTCACACTCCTGGGCGCGGGCCACAGTTGGCAGGACGACGGCGCCCGGGTGCGCACCGCCCTGGTGGACGCGCTCGGCGCACCCGGAGCATGGGAGCCGGCTGAGGACGCCGTCGGGGTGGGGCCGGACGAGGCGCTGGAGGCGGCGGCCCGGGAGATTGCGGCCGGGCCGGTGGGGGCGATCGCCGCGGCCCACGGCGGCTCCTTCACCGTGCAGAAGGTGGCCGACGGCGTCGTCGAGGTGGCCCTGGAGGGCGCCTGCCGCGACTGCCCGGCGGCCGTGATCACCATGCATGCGCGCTTCAAGCACCTACTGCGACGCCGCTGCCCATGGCTGGTGGACGTGCGCGAGGCGCCCGCTTGCTCGCCGGCTTAACCGGTTACTGGCCGCCCTGGCTGCGGGGCATACGGGCCGCCGCCACCAGCAGGCCGACGGCTACCAGCACGGACGCCGCGATGGGCATGGCCCACCACCAGCCGAAGGAGCCGGTCACCAGGGGATTGTTCATTATCAGCGCCGGTTGCGCACCGAAGCGGCCGAGCAGGGCCGCCACCGCGGTGCACGCCACCACGCTCAGGCTCAGTGGCACCGCCAGGGCGCACTGCCCGCGCCTGCCGACGCCGTGGTCCCGCGCCTGCAGGCGCACGGGCCGCAGCCGCCCCAGGAAGGTGATCGCTGCCAGCCCCTGGCCGATCACCGCTACCAGGCTTGCCGCAATCGGCAGGGCGAGGGCCTGCCGCATCAGTTGGCGCTGCTCCGGCGAGTCCGGCTCGATGACAAAGGCGTAGCCGGCGCGGGTGATGACGTCGCTGCGGAAGGCATCACGCTCATCGTCGGGCAGGGAGCCGAATTCCGGCAGGTAGATCGTGCGCACGTTCGATGGCTCCAGCCCCAGCGCCTCCACCTGCGGGTCGTCGGCGGCGAGCACCACGTCGGGCAGCCACTGGCTGTCCAGCAGATTCGACGGGGACAGCCCCGTCACCTCGGCGGTCTCCTCCACCTGGTCCGTGGCCAGAGTGAAGAAGACGCGCGTTGCCCGGTCCTCGGCACCGCCGTCCAGCAACTCTGTTGCCGCTGTGCCGGCCAGTGCGGAGGCGGGCCCATCCTCAGGCGCGAGCGCAATGAGCCCCAGGGCGGTGAAGCACATGGCGTCGGTGCAGTCCGACTTTCCCGCCGGAGCCACCCGCGGCCGCCGCTGGTCCTCACGCAACTCGGTGAATACCAGCGCCGACTCCATGGCCTGCGGGTAGGTGGTGGTAAGCACGGCGACGTCCTGCGCGGTCAGTCTCTCCACCGTCAGCGTCTGATCCTCTCGCCCATCGGTCCCGTTAGCGAAGTGGAGGCTCGCACTGTAGAAGGCGGCGAAGCCGGTGAACATCATGGTGGCCATGAGCACGGGCAGTGCCACCGTGAGGCAGTGGCGCACGGCCGCGCCCGCCGTCGGCGTGCGCCGTAGCCACGGCAGGCTGAGCAGCAGCACCGGGGCGGCCAGCGCCCCCACGATCACACCCAGGATGTGACCGGTCAGCACGCGGTGGGGCTCGGCGACGCGCAGGTAGACGAGCACCACCGCCGCGATCACGCCCACCGCGCCCAGCGCCACCCCGTAAGCGGGGCGTAGGTGCCAGGCCGCACCCCTGGTGTCGGCTGACCAGCGGCGCAGCCGGTCCGGCAGTGCCCCCACCGCGGCGGCGAGCAGCAGCCAGACCAGGATCAGGCCTCCGCTCTGCCACAATGCCGGACGGTAGCCGTCCCAGTACTGTCCTAGCGCCGTGCCAATGGCCCCGTGGCCGACGCCGAGGGACACCTGGGCGGCGATGATCCCGAGAACGCTGCCCACAAGGAGTGTCAGCGGCATGCCCGCGCCGGCCAGCACCGTTGCACGCTGTGGCGTCGCCCCCGCGGCCCGCAGCGCCCCGGCGACGCGACCGGCATGGGGCCGATCCGCGGCCAGGGCGGCGCCGCAGGCGGCGCCGGCGCTCAGCAGCAGTAGCGCCAACAGCACCGGGAACCCGGCCAGTTGCCGGGAACTGACCTCCTGCACGGCAGACCGAACGGCATAGTCGACCCCAGCTACCGTTACCGCACCGCTACCACACTGCTTACCCACCCCGATCTGTTCGCACGGGTCGGCGTCACTGAGCCAGGAGGAGATCGCCGCGCCGGCATCCAGGACCTCGCCGGATACCGCGACGGCCGTGGGCTCATCCGGCGCGGCGGGATTGCGGGTAATGCCGGTAACCGTGTACTCGGCTGTGCCTTCGGGAAGATCCTCCGAAGTCAATTCCAGGCGGTCGCCCACGCTCAGGCCCGTGCGCCGTGCGACCTCTGCGGAAATGGAGGCCTCGCCGTCGGCGCGCGGATAGACGCCCTGCGCGAGCACGCCGGTGCGGGAGGGCCCACTCAGCACGGACACCTGCGCATCGGAGACGGCCTGCGGCCCGCTCAGGGCTGCGCTGATGCGCAGCACGGCCACCGCCTGGCCTTCGTCCGCCAGCGCGCGCATGCGCTCGGACAGCTCGTCGCTGTCGCCGCTGACCTGGTAGCGGTAGCCGCCGAATTCGGCGCGCGCCCCGGCCTCCACCGTGGCCAGGAAGGTGGCCCTGCCGCTCAGCAGCAGGGAGCCGAACAGCGCCAGCACGCCGGATAGCAGCAGTGCCGCGGCAAACAGTCCCGGATGCGCACGCACCGAGCGGGTAATGACCCGCAACTGCAGACGGGTCACCGCTGGGCCCCGCCCGTCATGGCGCCCACCGAGGAAGGTTCGGCTACGAGGTCGTGGTCGTGGATGCGCAGCACCACGTCGGCATACTCGGCCACCACCGGGTCATGCGTGGCTACCAGCACCAGCAGGCCGTCGTCGTGGGCCAGGTCGGCGAAGCGCCGGGCAATCTCCCTCGTGGCCTGCTCGTCGACCGCGCCGGTCGGCTCGTCGGCGAGCAGGACCTGCGGGGCGGTAGCCAGTGCGCGGGCGATGGCTACCCGCTGCTGCTCGCCGCCCGAGAGGCTGCCCACTGCGGCGTTGGCCTGCCCGGTGAGCCCGAGCTTGTCCAACAGTGCGGTGGCGTCGGGAAGAGTACCGACGCCACCGGCTGCGGAGGCGAACTCCTGGGCCAGCTTCACGTTCTCGACCGCGGTCAGATAGGGGACCAGCCGATAGTCCTGGTAGACCTGGGACACGCGCCGGGCACCGCCGGTGCCCGCCAGCTCGATCGTGCCGGTATCCGGTTCGAGCTCGCCGGTGATGAGGCGGAACAAGGTGGTCTTGCCCGAACCCGAGGGCCCCATCACCGCATGCAGCCGCCCGGCCGCGAGTCGACAGGTGACGCCCCGGTAGATGACGCGCTCACCCGCACCGCCGTAGGCGAAGCCCATGCGATCGAGAATGACATTTTGACGCTCAGACATCGCGTCGCGGCTCAGACTAGCGGGGCGCCTGATCAACACGCGCACTGCGAGGCCACACTGCGCTGTTGGGATTTGTCGTGAAGTAGAGGGTCCTGTACGTCCTGCCGGTCCTCGTAAACCACGATGAATGAAAATCCGGCCCGTTAGCGAGATCAAGAGTCACCCGCGCCTTCGTGTCATTCCCCAAGTAAGAGCAGTAACCAGCGGCACGGGTTGCCCCAACGGTGGTTTCCAGCCAGGCAGCACAGTTCCCAGACAACGCTCCTGCACTCGGAACAACTGCGGCAAACCCGCCTACAGTCAACAACCCTGCCAATGCGACTGAGAGCACACCTCGCAAAGCTGGACTTGACTTCACCATGGCAATCAACCTCTTTCAACTGACCCCATAAAGGTCAAGGACTAGTCAGTGAGACAAGGAGACAAGCTCCGTTGTCAACGGAGCTAAGATGAGTGTAACCCCCGCCACAGACAGTATTCAGCATTTGCATACAACGATGACATAACGATCAAGGCCGGTCGCTCCTAGCCGACTTCTGCCAAGCCCCTCACACCCCCGAACAGCATCAGCAGCAACGGTGTGCTCAGCCGCCTGCACCCGGTCGTCCCGAAGGCACGGGCGCGCTCAGCAGTGCCTTCACGTCCTCGGGGTAGGGGAAGCTGCCGGGCTGGTAGGCGCACAGCGGCTCCTCGGCGTGCAGGTCCCCGGTGGTGTTGAAGGCCCGCGCCCGCGAGCCGCCGCACACGCGGTTGTACTCGCACGCCCCGCACTTTCCCTTGAGCCGGGAGGTGTCCCGCACCCCGGTGAAGACCTCGCTGTTGCGGTAGATCTCCGTCAGGGAGGCGTCGCGCACGTTGCCGGCGCTCTTCTCCAGGAAGCCGGAGGGGGTGACGTCGCCGATGTGGGAGATGAACATGAAGCCGTTGCCGCTGGAGACGGTGATCGGGGGCCGACGCCGCCGCTCGCCGTGGTCCAGGCCCAGCTCCACGATCCGCTCCCGCAGGCTGCGGTACAGCGGCCCCAGGTGCATGGCGGCGATCATGTCCTCGCCCTCGATGCCCCGCTGCGCCAGGGCGTAGCGCTGCAGGGAGACGCGCCGGAAGTGGTGCCCCTCGGTGGTCTTGGCGGGCACCGCCTCGCCCATGTCGTAGAAGATGTTGAGCACGTCCTCGATCTCGGCGGCGTCCAGGCTGCCCAGGTCCACCCCGCGGCCCGTGGGCACCAGCAGGAACCCGGACCAGGTCATCGCCCCGTACTCGCGCACGAGCGCGGCGATGTCGGGTAGCTCGTGGACGTTGTGGCGGGCGACGACGGAGTTGATTTGCACCTTCATGCCCAGTTCGCGGGCCGCCTGCCAGCCGGCGACGGTGCGGTCGAAGGTGCGCTCCACGCCGCGGAAGGCGTCGTGGGTGGCGGCGGTGGCGCCGTCGAGCGACAGGGAGATGACCCCGGCGCCCGCGTCCTGGATGCGGGCCAGGGACTGCTTGTTCAGCTTGTCCGTGCCGGAGGGGGACACGGCCATGTGCAGGCCCAGGCCACTGCCGTAGGCGACCAGCTCGGCCAGGTCGGGGCGTTCGAAGCAGTCCCCGCCGGTGATGATGAAGATGACCGCCGGCTTGCCGAAGGAGGCGGCCTCATCCATGAGGGCCTTGGCCTCGGCGGTGGTCAGCTCGCGGGGGTCGCGCAGGGGCCGGGAGACGGCCCGGCAGTGGCGGCAGGCCAACTGGCAGGCGCGGGTGGACTCCCAGGTCACCAGCATGGGGCGCTGCGCCGGGTCGTGGCGCTGCATGCGCACCGGCCGGGCGGTGCGGGGGCGCGTGGCGGTGCTCATGCGCGGGGCTGGCGTTCGGCCCACTCGTGGGGGCTGACGCGGCAGCCGGTGTAGAAGGGGGTGTCCACGCGCACGTGCAGGCGGGCCTCCGTGTAGCGCTGGTGGTGGATGACGCCCTCCAGGCGGTCCAGGGAGTCGGCCTCGAAGCCGAGCACCCACTCGTAGTCGCTCATGCCGAAGGCGGCCAGCGTGGAGCCCTTGACGTCCGGGTACTTGGAGAAGCCGTTGCGGCCGTGGGCGGCCATGATCCGCGAGCGCTCCTCGGGCGCCAGCAGGTACCAGTCGTAGCTGCGCACGAACGGGTAGACCATGCACCAGTCGCGCGGGGCCACACCGCCGAAGCAGGCGGGGATGTGCTTGCGGTTGAACTCGGCGGGCGTGTGCAGGCCCATGCAGGACCACACCGGCTCCAGGTAGCGGCCCAGGGCGCTGGCGCGCAGCCGGTGGTTGGCGTCCTGCAGCTTCTCCGGGTCGTCGTCGAGCCACCAGACCATCAGGTCGGCGTCGGAGCGGAAGCCGGACACGTCGTACCAGCCGCGCGTGGTCACCTCGGAGACGTCCACGAAGTGGGTGGACTCCCCCACCAGGCGACGGCGCGTGTCCTCCAGCGGCGGCAGCGGCGCCGTCAGCCGGTAGACGGCGAACAGGGCGTAGTGATTGTTGTTGTTGACGGCGTCGAAGTCGACCTCGGCGGCGTCGCGCGGGTCGTGGAAGGGGCGGCGCTCCTCATCCTCGAAACGGTGCAGGCGCGGGGCGCCCTGACCGGAGTCGACTTCGGGGTGAGAGTTCTCGTGGTCGCTCATGGTGTCTCCTTCGTCGATTACTGGTGGGTGGTGGCGTGGGGGTGTTCTCCGCCCGGGTGCCCGGCGGGCCGGCAGCAGGTGGGCGGGCAGACGGTGTGGAAGGGGCCGGTGCCGGTGGTGGACTGGGGGCGCACGTCCTCGCCCCGGGCGACGGCGGCCCGCTCGGCGAGCACGTCGGCCAGGGAGGCCACGAACTCCGGGTGCGTGCCGGCCGTGGCCGCGCGCACGTAGGGCAGGCCCAGGTGTGCGGCGGTATCGCGGGCCTCGGTGTCCAGGTCGAAGACGACCTCCATGTGGTCGGCCACGAAGCCGATGGGGGCGACGACGACGCCCGCCGGCACGTCCACGTCCCGCCCGTCGGTCAGGCGCCCGGCGGCCAGCGCCTGAAGGTGATCGTTGACGTCGGGCTCCAGCCAGCGGGCCTGGGGCGGGCCGGAGCGGGAGCAGTAGACCAGGTCCGCTTGCGGGCGCCGGCCCAGGCGGGCGGCGACGGCGTCCAGCAGCACCGCGGCCAGGCGCTCGTGCTGGGCGACGTAGGAGATCTCGGTGGACAGGTCCGCGGCAACGCCGGGCTCAGGCACGAAGGGGTGGGATTCCTGCGGGGAGGGGCTGGAGAGGTCTCCGGCCCCGCCAGTGGCACTGCCCGATCCAGCCTCTCCCGAGTCGGCACGCTCCTCGGCGCTTGGGGTCGACAGCTCTTCCATCGAGGTGGGGATCGAGTGGGTGACCAGCACCAGCCGGATACCGTCGGCGCTCACGCCGTCGGCCACCAGCTGGTTGAAGGCGGTGACGATGGCGTCGGTGTTGGCGGCCAGCATGCCCGGCGTGTTGTAGAAGGGGCGGGTCTTGTCCACCACCAGCTCCACCGGCCCACCCCCGGCGCCGCCGACGCGGGCGGCCGCGTCCGCCTCCCGGCCGCGCCCGGTGGCCCCGTCGGCGCCGACGGCCAGCAGCGCCAGCGCACCGGCGACGTCCTCCCGGTACTGGCGGCAGCCGGAGTAGGAGGCGTAGGCGGCGGTGGTGAGGGCCAGGATGCGGCGGGCACCGCCGTCGGCGAGCTCGCGCAGGGCCTCGGAGACGAAAGGGTGCCAGTTGCGGTTGCCGATCACCACGGGCACCCGGCTCCCGCGGGCGGCCAGCTCGGCGCGCAACGCATCCAGGAGTTCGGCGTTGCGGGCGTTGATCGGGGAGACGCCGTCCCAGCGGCCGTAGTGGCCGGAGACCTCGCGCAGCCGGGAGTCGGGCACGCCCCGGCCGGCGGTGGCGTTGCGCATGAAGGGCAGCACGTCGTCGGGGCCCTCGGGACCGCCGTAGGACAGCAGCAGGACGGCGTCGTAGGGGGCCAGCGGGTCGGCGGCGGGTGCGGGAGCGGTCGGCGCCGCGGCTCCGGCGGCGGTCGGGGTCATCGGGCTCCTCCCGGGACCGGGACGGCGGCTCCCGCCCCGTCGGTACTGGCGCAGGCGGCCTGACGCAGGTCGGCGGCGATCTCGACGCCCAGTATCAGGTTCAGGGCGTCGAGGTAGTCCTGGCCGCGCCCGGCCTCGGCGGCGGCGCGGGCGGCGACGGTGGGGTGGTGCAGCATGCGGGCCGCCAGGTGGTGCAGGGCGCGGGCGGCGTCGCCGGCGTCCACCCGGCCGTCGACGACGCGCAGGCGGGCGACCTCCTCCTCCACCAGCTCCGCGACGTGCCCGCGCAGGCTGCACACCACCGGGTCCATGCGCCGCCCGGACAGCATGCGCTCGAACAGGGCGGTCTCCTCCTCCACGATGGCGCGGGCGGTCTGAACCTGGTGGGCCTCGGCCGCGGGAACGGCGCGCTGCACGCTGGGCAGGTCGATGAGCCGCACGCCGGGTAGGGAACCGACCGCCACCTCCACGTCGCGGGTGAGCGCCAGGTCGAGGATCACCAGCGGCCGAGCGCCGTCGGCCGGGTGGTGGCGGGCGGCGGGGGCGATGAGCTCGCGGGTCAGTACCGGCGCGCCCAGGCCCCGGCAGGTGATGACCAGGTCCGCTCCGGACAGGGCAGCGGGCAGGGCGGCGGCGTCGACGGCCTGCAGCCCCCGCCCGACGGCGAAGGCGGTGGCGCGGTCCGAGCGGGAGTAGACGGCGATGTCGGTCACCCCGCGGCGCCGCAGCGCGGTCACGGTGGCGCCCGCGTACGCACCGGTCCCGACGATCAGCACCCGGGTGCCCTGCAGTGGCGGCAGGTGACGGGCGGCCAGGTCGACGCCCACGGAGACGACGGAGCGACCGTTGCCGGCCAGGCCGGTCTCGTGAGCGACGCGGCGGGAGGCGGTGGAGGCGTGCTCGACGGCGCGCGCAAGATCGGTTGAAAGGGTGTCCTCCTCGGCGGCGACCCGCATGGCGCGGCGCAACTGGCCGGCGATCTCGCGCTCGCCCACCACCATGGACTCCAGTCCGGCGGCGGTGGCGAACAGCTCGCTGACGGCTCCGGCGCCGCTCCATGCGGTCAGCTCGACGGGGACCGCCTCGGCGTCGGGGCGCCGGTCCGCGCGCCGCGCGAGGAAGCCGGTGACGTCCCGGCGCAGTGCGCCGCCCGGGAGGGACTGTGGGGCGTCGAGGAGGAGGGCCAGGCGGTTGCAGGTGCCCAGGACGACGGCGCCCCGCAGTTGCGGGACGGACTGCAGCAGGTCGGGGCCGAGGTGCGCGGCGGTGGCCCCCAGGCGGGCGACCGCGTCGAGGCCCTGGGTGCGGTGGTCGGCGGAGAGGAGGTGAATGGTCACGGCGAGTGGTAGTCAAGCACTGGATGCGGATCGGGGCACAATTATCACCGGCACCACCCTCAATTATTCCGACACGGCGTCAGATCGGTTTCCCGACGCCGTGTCACCTGGTTGACGAACCGCCGGATTGCAGGCGAAAGCAGCCAAGGCGCGAGCAGTTCGGGGCGGGGCTGCACAATGAGCGGACGCCGCGCACCGGCGACGCCACGTCATGTCATTTCTACCGGGACCAGCAGGACGAGGATCATTTCGTGAGTATTTCCGCGCAGAATTCCGACGGGGCGGATCGCCCGGGCGCCGGCCCCGGCACCGCCGGGAACGGCGCCGCACGCCCGCAGCGACCCGCCCTGCTGGAGGCCCTGGCCGGACGCCGGCCCGCGCGCACGCCCGTGTGGTTCATGCGCCAGGCGGGCCGCTCCCTGCCGGAGTACCGCGCGCTGCGCGAGCGGGCCGGGGCGCCCATGCTGGACGTGTGCCTGTGGCCCGAGTCGACCGCGCAGGTGACGCTCCAACCGGTGCGGCGCCACGGGGTGGATGCGGCCGTGCTCTTCTCCGACATCATGGTGCCGCTGCGGCTGGCGGGAGTGGAGGTGCGCATTGAGCCGGGCACCGGACCGGTGCTGGACGCACCCGTGCGCGACCACGCGGACGTGCGCCGCCTGACGGCTCACCGCTACGGGCAGGCCGAGCGGGCCGGGACCGGGCCGGACGGAGACCTGATCGACGGGGCCGCGGGGGTGGAGGCGATCCAGGCGGCCGCACGGGCGGTCGTGGCGGAGCTGGGCAGTCCCCGCCGGCCGGGCGCGGGCATTGGACCGGACCCGCCGGGCTGTCCGCCCGGGCGCGGGCGGGCCTGGCACAGTCGCGCGGCGCGGCCGACTGGACCCCGCTGCTCGGATTCGGTGGCGCACCGTTCACACTGGCGGCCTACCTCGCCGAGGGCCGCCCCTCCCGGGATCACCTGGCCGCCCGCACGCTCATGCACGCAGACCCGGCCGCCTGGGACGAGCTGATGACCTGGGCGGCGCACCTGACGGGGCGATTCATGGCCACACAGGTGCACGCGGGCGCGGCCGCCGTGCAGCTGTTCGATTCCTGGGCCGGGTCACTGTCCGCGGCCGACTACCGCGAGAAAGTCGCCCCGTACTCGGCCCTGGCGCTGGACGTTGCCCGCGAGGCCGTCTCCGCCACCACCGGCGCCTCGGCGCCGACGATCCACTTCGCCACCCGGGCGAGCCACCTCCTGCCCGAGCTGCACCGCACCGGGGCAGACGTCGTCGGCCTTGACGAGTGCAGTGAACTGGGTGAGGCGAGCCGACGAGTCGGGGGCCGCCCGGTGCAGGGGAACCTGAACCCGGCGCTACTGGGCGCGCCGTGGGACGTGCTCGCCAGGGGTGTGGATGCCTGCCTGGAGTCGGGCCTGGCGGCACCCGCGCACGTGTTCAACCTCGGGCACGGGGTGCCGCCGTCAACCGACCCGAATGTGCTCACGCGGGTGGTGGCGCGTGTGCACGGCGCGGAGGATTGGGAGCACACTGCACTGACCGGATGGGATGGTGAGGCATGAGCGAGCAGTACGAGGCGCTGGTGGTCGGCGGCGGAATCGCGGGCCTGGCCGCCGCGTGGGAGCTGACGCGGGCCGGCCTGCGGCCGTTGCTGATCGAGGCCCGCGGCTACACCGGTGGGCTCGTCGCGGGCGGCGAGATCGGCGGGGTCCGTATGGACCTGGGCGCGGAGGGCTTCGTCATCCGTGGTGACGCGATCACGCAGATGGTCGATGCCCTGGGCCTGCGCGTGGTCGGACCGTCCGGGGGCGGGGCGCGCCTGTTCCTCCCACCGCTGGAAGGCGCGGGCACCGGCGCGGACGCCGCCTCCGCGCAGGCCGAGGCGCACACGGCGGACCCCGCCCGCGGCTGGCGGCTGCACCGCTTCCTGCGCGACGCCTTCCTGGGCATCCCCGCGAATCCGCTCGCCGACGACGTCGTGGCCGTCATCGGAGCCGACGGGGCCGCCCGCGCCGCCCGCGACGCCGAGCTCGCTGGATCGGTGGGCACTTCCCCGCAGGACCCGGCCGACCTGGCCTCCTTCGTGCGCACCCGCATGGGCGAGGCGGTGCTGGACCGCCTCGTGCGCCCGATCGTGGCGGGCATCCACACGGCCGACCCCGCCGACCTCGCGGCGGACACCGTCGCCCCGGGGCTGCGCGAGGCGACCGCCCGGCTGGGCTCGCTGCAGGCCGCCGTCGGGGAGCTCCTGGAGCGGCGGCGGGCCCGCCGCCGCGGCGGTGGCGCCGCCGACGTGACCGTTGAGGGCGGCCTATTCAGCCTCACCGACGCGCTGCGGGAGGCGATCACGGCGGCAGGAGGCGAGGTGCTCACCCGCACCGGCGCGCAGTGGCTGCGGCCGGCGCCGGGCACCACCGAGGGCGCGGCCTGCTGGGAGGTGGGGATCACGCCCACCACCCGGGGGGCGACGCCGTCGGCCGAACCGGTTGCGGCCGGCCCGCAGCAGGTGGTGCGCACACCACGAGTAGTACTGGCCTGCTCGGCGGGGGCGGCGCTGCGGCTGCTGGCGGGTGCCCCGGGCGTGGACACGCAGGTGCGGGTGCCGGTCGGCTCGCCGATCGCGCGCTTCACCCTGGTGGCTCGTGCCCCGGAGCTGGCGGGCGCGCCGGTCGGCTCCGGACTGCTGGTGGCCCCGGCCGCGCCCGGGCAGGTGCCGGTGCGGGCGAAGGCACTGTCGCACCTGTCGATCAAGTGGCCGTGGATCGGGGAGGAGCTGCGGCGCCTGCACGGTGGGGCCGCCCCCGCGCAGGACGAGGTACATGCGCTGCGGCTGTCCTACGGGCGGCCCGGCGAGCCGCGCCCGCAGGTGGAACTGGACGATGTTCTCAACGACGTCGCCGCGCTGACCGGGGTGCGCATCCCCCGGGCCGACGTGCTCGACTCCATGCTGGTGCGCTGGGACGGGACCCTGCCACCGGTGACGCCCGCCTACCGCGAGCGCACCCGGCGCCTGCTGGCCGAGGTCGCCCCACTGGACGGCTTGGCCGTCACCGGGGCGTGGGTGGCCGGGACGGGCATCGCCGCCGTCGTCGCCCACGCCCGCGCGCAGGCTGCCGGGCTCGCGCCCGCCGACGGCATCACCGGACAGGAGGGACGCGCATGAGCACCGGCCAGGTGATCGGGGCGGGCTCGCCGTCGGCGCGGACCGTGCGCCTGGGCACGCGCGGCTCGGCGCTGGCCGTCGCCCAGTCCACGCAGGTGGCGCAGGCACTTGCCGCCGCGTCCCGGCGGATCGGCGCCGACCTGGAGGTGGAACTGGTCCAGATCCGCACCCGCGGTGACGTGGACGCCACCCCGCTGACGCGGCTCGGCGGCGTCGGAGTGTTCGCGGCCGCCCTGCGCGAGGCGCTGGCGGCGGGAGCCTGCGACCTGGCGGTGCACTCCTGCAAGGACCTGCCCACCGCCGCGGTGCCGGGCCTGCGCCTCGCCGCCGTGCCGGCCCGCGAGGACCCGCGTGACGCCCTGTGCTCCGCAGGCGGGG
This genomic window contains:
- a CDS encoding protoporphyrinogen/coproporphyrinogen oxidase, producing the protein MSEQYEALVVGGGIAGLAAAWELTRAGLRPLLIEARGYTGGLVAGGEIGGVRMDLGAEGFVIRGDAITQMVDALGLRVVGPSGGGARLFLPPLEGAGTGADAASAQAEAHTADPARGWRLHRFLRDAFLGIPANPLADDVVAVIGADGAARAARDAELAGSVGTSPQDPADLASFVRTRMGEAVLDRLVRPIVAGIHTADPADLAADTVAPGLREATARLGSLQAAVGELLERRRARRRGGGAADVTVEGGLFSLTDALREAITAAGGEVLTRTGAQWLRPAPGTTEGAACWEVGITPTTRGATPSAEPVAAGPQQVVRTPRVVLACSAGAALRLLAGAPGVDTQVRVPVGSPIARFTLVARAPELAGAPVGSGLLVAPAAPGQVPVRAKALSHLSIKWPWIGEELRRLHGGAAPAQDEVHALRLSYGRPGEPRPQVELDDVLNDVAALTGVRIPRADVLDSMLVRWDGTLPPVTPAYRERTRRLLAEVAPLDGLAVTGAWVAGTGIAAVVAHARAQAAGLAPADGITGQEGRA